A segment of the Patescibacteria group bacterium genome:
CCTTGCACCACATGGATTTCTACCGATGTCTGATTGTCTGCCGCTGTTGAGAAAATCTGACTCTTTGAGGTAGGAACTGTAGTGTTCTTTTCAATGAGTTTTGTAGCTACACCTCCCATAGTTTCGATTGAGAGTGAAAGTGGAATAACATCAAGAAGAAGAATTCCTTTCACATCTCCAGAAATAACTCCTCCTTGAATAGCTGCACCAAGTGCCACTACTTCGTCTGGATTTACTCCAAGGTGTGGTTCTTTGTTGAAGAATTCTTTAACTGCCTTCTGCATCGCTGGCATTCGGGTCTGACCTCCAACGAGGATCACTTCTTGAATTTCATCCTTCTTAAATGGAGAAGCTTCCATTGCTCGTTTTGTGATTTCAAGTGCTCGGTCAATGAATTCTCGAGTGAGTTCTTCAAGCTTAGTTCGAGTAAGAGTCATAACCAAGTGCTTTGGTCCTTCAGCGCCAGATGAAATAAATGGAATATTAATTTCTGTCTGCACTGCTGATGAAAGTTCAATCTTTGCTTTTTCTGCCGCTTCATCGAGTCGCTGAATAGCAAGAGCATCTTTCATGAGATCGATTCCTTGATCTTTTTTAAATTCTTCTGCAAGCCAGTTTATGATTTTCTGATCGATGTCCTTACCTCCAAGATGAGCGTCTCCGTCAGTTGATCGCACTTCTACCACATCGTCTCCCACTTCAAGTACAGAGATATCAAATGTACCTCCTCCGAAGTCGAACACTACGATCTTTTCATCTTTCTTTTTGTTGAATCCGTATGCAAGCGCTGCAGCTGTAGGCTCATTGATGATTCGCTTCACATCAAGGCCTGCAATTTTACCTGCATCCTTTGTTGCTTGTCGCTGAGCATCGTTGAAGTATGCAGGAACAGTAATAACTGCTTCTGTTACTTTTTCTCCAAGACGAGCTTCGGCATCTGCCTTAAGCTTTTGAATGATCATCGCAGAAATTTCTTCTGGTCGATACCATTTATCTCCCATCTTCACCTCAATTCCTCCGTTGTCTGACTTTCGAGTTTCAAAGGGAATATTTTTAATATCCTTCTGAACATTAGCTTCATCATAGGTGTGACCAATGAATCGCTTGATTTGGAAGATCGTATTTCGAGGGTTGGTTACTGCTTGTCGCTTTGCCAAAAGTCCTACAAGTCGTTCACCTGTTTTTGACTGAGCTATGATAGATGGAGTTGTTCGTGCACCTTCCGCGTTATCAATGATGCGGGGTTCGCCTCCTTCCATGATTGCCACAGCTGAGTTTGTTGTACCGAGATCGATACCAATAATTTTAGACATAAATATAAATAATTAGTTGTAATAACAAAAACTAATTATCTATATGTAGGAGGTTGAGCTGCTAGACCTGTTATAAAATTTGATTTTTCAGATCCAAAAATGTGAGCAAAGTATGGAGAAACAATTGGCTGTGAGATCAATGCCAGAGCAGGTGCTGTGAGGGCTAAAACAGCTTGAGGTGAAGTCTTTGAGCCAGAAAGCAGGTGTATTGCCTTTGGTATGATTTTAACGATTTTAGGCTCAGAGATGGCGACAGTTTCAGTACCTACCGTTTCAAGCATGACAGCAACAACCACAAACTGAGTTGGCTGCTCAATCGTTGCAAATCTAATATGCTGTTTTCGGTGTAGCTTTAGCATTATTCTGATTACTCTTACTTCTTAAACTCTCCTACTTTAACACGTGGAGCTTTAATTATTTTACCAGCAATAGTATATCCTTTCTGAATTACGTCAGTAATTACATGATCTTGAGATTCATCCTGGACTTCATCATATGATACTGCTTCGTGAAGCATTGGATCAAATTTCTGTCCCTTAGGATCAACTTCAGTGACGCCATTGTCTTGCAATACTTTCACAAACTGAGTTTGAATATATTCAATTCCCATTCTCCAGTTTTTATCTACAGCTTCCCATGCAGCTTTATTTGCACGTGCCATTTCAAAACTTTCAAGAACTGGAATTAACTCTTCAATAAGACCTATTTTTGCAAACTTAACAAATTCTTTTTTATCTTCTTCGTCTCGCTTTCGAGCGTTTACAAAATCTGCTTTTGCTCGCTGCCATCCATCCAAATATTCTTGTTTCTCAGCAATTGCTTTTTTAAGCTTTTCTCGTAAATCTTTAACTGCATCTTTACTTGTCGCAGTATTACCTTCACCATCTTCTGGAATAAATTCTTCATCAGTATCGGCAATTTCTGGCTCTATATTTTCGTCGTTGTGTACAATTTCATCTGCCATAGTGTGTCTATTTTAGAATATTTTTAGGGATTGTCAAAGGCTTGAAGATCGAGGTTTATGTATATAAAAAAACTAGTGGCCCTCATGTTGAGAGATCACTAGTTGCGTGACCTGCGCCTACGCGGATTACGACGCTTGGGGCCATACTTTTGTTCGGCTTGGCGAACCGAGTTGACTGGCATGATTTCGCGTTGGTCACGTAGAACTTGCCGATAATGCGGACTACTCGCCCTTCGGTGCTTTTTACTCATCGAGATACTCCCTTCTTCGGGCTATTTAACCATATATTGAATATATATCAAGCCCAACTACATTGTAATCGTAATCCACTCTCCCGATGAAAGCTTGCTTCCTATAAGTCCTATGAGCATAAACGCAAGGACTAACGTATGGATCGTTGTCAGAACCACAATAGCCTTTGTTTTTTCATGGTGTGCAATAGAAGAAAAACCTATAGCTACAGATATTATGAGCGTAATAGGAAGAATAATTAGTGAAAGTAATGCGAGCGTACTAGGATCAGTAAGTGGATACAATGAATATAAACGAAGCGATGAAGTGATAATACAAAATGCTAGCCAAAGCTCAGGAGACCACAATAAAACATTTCTGATTTTCATGTTAAAAGTATAGCACAGCTTACTGTGTACAAAACAAAAACCACCTTTCGGTGATTTCTGTAAATAGATTTATCGCTTTGACCACTGAGGTGCCTTTCGCGCTTTCTTGAGTCCGAACTTTCGTCGTTCTTTCGCTCGTGGATCTCGCTTGAGGAAGCCTGCTTTCTTTAGTTTTCCTCGAAGTTCGATATCCCAATCAATAAGTGCTCGTGACAATCCGTGTCGGAGTGCTTCAGCTTGAGAATTCATTCCTCCTCCCTTAAGCATAACAGTGATCTTAAACTTTCCTGCTACCTTTGTAGGTCCCTGGAAAGGATCAGTTACAATTCGCTGAAGTTCTGCTGTTGGAAAGTATGCAGGAAGTTCTCGCTCGTTGATAAGGTACGATGTCTTTGCGGCTTCAGTAATTCGCACTCGTGCGACTGAAGTCTTTCGTCGTCCTACTGCTTCGATGTATTTATTTTTTGTTGTTGCTTCAGACATGATTATTCAGAAATTTTTAGACGTTTGATCATTTTAGCGCGAAGCTTGTTTGTAGGCAACATGCCGTACACTGCTTTACGAAAAACTTCTTGTGGACCTTTCTTCTCAAGAACTTCTCCCACAGTCTGTACCTTAATACCACTTGGGTATCCTGAGTATCGTGGCTTTACTTCTTTTTCCTTTCGCTGTTCTGAGATGTCAGCTTTGCCGGCATTGATGATTTCAACATCAACGTCAGGAACGGCGTTTCGTACGAATGTAGTGAGATTTTTTCCCATTAAAAGCTTTGCTGCTTCACTAGCAATTCGTCCTACCTTTTTATTTTGTGCGTCGAGAGTGTATTTCATGGTATTTATACGAGTTCGATGTAAGCCATTGCACTACCATCACTTACTCGAGCTGGAAGCTTCACGATTCGTGTATAGCCACCACTTCGCTCTTTAAACTTTGGTCCAATGGTTTCAATTAGTTTCTTTGCGCCTGGCACTCCAACTTGTGTAACGAGGAATCGTCGTGTTGCTACAGTCCCAACTTTTGATCGGGTAATAAGCTTCTCAACGAATGGTCGAAGTTCACGAGCCTTTGCATCAGTTGTCTTAATCTTCTCTCGTGTTACAAGAGAAAGAGCAAGCGATCGCATGAGCGCTTTTCGTTCGTCTGCCTTTCGGCCAAATTTTCTGTTTACTTTGTGATGTCTCATTGGGGTGTCCGAAATTTAATAGCTTACTCTAACTTTTTAGTACAATACCAAAATTACTTAATGCTTTCTTGATTTCCTGAAGTCCCTTTGCACCAAGTCCTTCAATTTCAAGAATATCCTGTTCTCGCTTTCGGCTCAAGCCTCCAACGGTTCGGATGTTTGCATTTGAAAGTGCATTCATGGTTCGCTGTGAGAGGTTTAAAGTCTCAACACGTGTCTTCAAAGCTTCAGTATCAACTTCCTTATCACCTTGTGAGTCACCTGATGATTCGTTTGATGATTCCTCAACCATAGGAAGTTCTTCTTCCTTCTTAAAGCCAACAATTGACTTAAGCTGAGCAATCATAATTTCGATTGATCGTTCAAGAGCTTCTTTTGGTGTAAGAGTTCCGTCTGTTTCGATGAAAAGTCGTAGTCGGTTGAAATCTGTTCGATCACCAACTCGCATGTTTTCTACTTCGTAGTGTACACGTCGGATTGGAGTAAAACTTGCATCAAGAGTAACTGTTCCAATATCTACTTTGTTCTTCTGGAGCATTTCCTTTGAAACATATCCAAGACCCTTTTCAACAGTCATTTCAATGTCGAGCTCTGTGTTTTTGTCAGTAATATGAGCAAGTACAAGCTCAGGATTCAAAATTTGAATTTGACCTGCTGTTTCTACATTTGCAGCTGTTACTTCATTAATTCCTTTTACCTTGAGTCGCAATACTTGCGCTTCATCAGTAATCATCTGAATTCGGATTTTCTTAAGGTGAAGAAGAATAGTGATAACATCTTCTTTTACCCCTTCGATAGATGAAAATTCATGGCTAACACCTGCAATCTTTACTGAGGTAACTGCTGTACCTGGAAGTGAAGAAAGGATAATTCTTCGAAGGCTGTTTCCAAGGGTATGGCCGTATCCTGGATAAAGACCATCAATTTCGTATACACCTTGTGAGCCTTCTTCAAGGATGATTCGAGGCTTTGATGGTAATACGATGTTAAAGTCGGACATTGGTTCTTTTGTTAAAGCTAAAGATATAAAAATATTATATACTATTTTTGAAACTTTGTAAACTCACGTTAAAACATAAGGCTGTAAACCTTGAGATTCTATACTTATCTACTATAGAATTCAAGAACCTGACCAATATCGAAGATCAGCTCTTCAGGAACTAATTTTGGTAGACCCTGAACTTCTACAATCTTCTTTTCTCCATCAAGCTTAATCCATGAAGGTGCCTTGAATTTCTGGATTCGCTCATCCAAACCAGCAAACAATGGCTTCTTTGCACTTGCTTCTCGAATGGTAACCTTGTCTCCAATCCGCAACTCATATGAAGGGATTGTTACTCGCTTTCCATTAACCATTAAGTGACCATGAGAAACCATCTGTCGAGCTGCAAGACGAGTAATTGCAATTCCTGATCGGAGTACTACGTTATCAAGTCGTAGTTCAAGCTTCTGGAAAAGAAGATCTCGACTGAGTCCTTTCTTTTCAAGAGATGCTTTTACGTATTTTGAAAATTGCTTTTCAGTTAAGGCATAACTAAATCGTGCCTTCTGCTTTTCAAGCATTTGAATTCCGAAGTCGGTTTTAGGCCCACCTCGTCGCTCTCCCTTACCCTTTGTTTTTTGGGTTTGTCGAAGCGCAAATTTAGCTGTAGATGTTTTTTCAAACACTCCAGCTCCTAAACGTCGTGCAATTTTGTATTTTGGTCCAATGATCATATATCTTCAAAAACTATACTCTACGAGGCTTCTTAGGCTTCGGTCCATTAAAAGGCACTGGTGTCATGTCCTTAATTTGTGAAATACCGATAGACTTTGAAATAAAGCCTCGGATTGCAGACTCTCGTCCTGAACCAACACCATTAACCACTACTGCTACTTCTTTTACCCCCAACGCAATTGCTTTAGTTCCAAGAGTTTCACCCACCTTTGCAGCGGCAAACGGAGTTCCTTTCTTTGCACCCTTGAATCCAAGAGTTCCTGATGATGACCATGCAAGAGTGTTTCCCTTTGTGTCAGTCAACAAAACCTTAGTGTTGTTGTAGGTTGACTGTACATAAAGATGCGCCAATTCAAAACGCTTTTTAGCGGTTGCTGTTGGTGCCTTTGGTGCTGCGGCTTCAGCTCCTTCTTCTCCTTTTTTAACAATTCGTTTCTTTCCCATGGTAAATATTTATGACTATGTCTTAGATTCCTTCTTTCGTCCGCTACCCATAGTCTTCTTAACGCCCTTAAGTGTTCGAGCGTTTGTCTTGGTTCGCTGACCTCGTGCTGGTAATCGTTTTGCATGTCGAGTTCCTCGGTATGCTTTGATGTCCTTAAGACGCTTGATATTTGAAGCAACTTCTCGCTTTAAATCTCCTTCGATCTTAAACCCACCCTTTTCAATAACACCTCGAACTTTGTTTTCTTCGTCCATTGAAAGCTCTTTAGCCTTCTTTCCGAATTCAACTCCTGCCTCTTTCAGGATTTTGTGTGCACGTGGTCGTCCAATTCCAAAGATTGCAGTTAATGCAATTTCCATTCGCTTTTCGTCTGGTAAGGTGATTCCAAGAATTCTCATAGTCTATTCTATATATTTAAATTAGCCCTGTCGCTGCTTATGGCGTGGGTTGGCACTGCAAACTACGTACACATACCCCTTTCGTCGTACGACTTTACATTTTGCGCAAATTTTCTTTACTGATGATTTTACTCTCATTGGTTACATTCGTTTGATTATTTTGCTCTTTCCTCCGTAGGGATCGACTTCCATGATGACTCGGTCACCAATAAGAACTCGAATTCTATTCATTCTCATTTTTCCTGCAAGGTACGCAAGTTGCTCAACATCAGTACCATCCAACCTAACACGAAATTGCGTGTTAGGTAAGGCCTCGGTTACGACGCCAGCTACTGTTTCTGCTTTTGACTTTGTATCCATTACGTAAAAAAAACGCCTAAATGAAACGTTCCGCTATACTAGCAAATGATGGGCATATACGTCAACCCCCTATTGTGTGGATAGCTGAGCTTCAGCTACAGTTACGGTAATCTCAGCTGTATTAGTTGGGAACGTTTTCTTCCAAAATGGTCGCATTGTTACTTCTGCCTTAGATACTGCTGGATATCCTGCCAAAATAGCATTCAAGCTATTTCGTGGCTTACCTGCTAGGTCTCCCTTCACTTTTTCTTGATCAATAATAGATACAAGTTTGGTTTGACCTATCAATGTAAAGGCAATTGAAGGGCTATTCCATGGCTCTTTAATACTGCTGTCCTTAATTTTAAATACTAGTGTATCAATAGAGCTAATATCCGTAGGTAAAACATCAGTTGCATTAGAGTTATGAACTTTCTTTGATATTTCAGTAGCCAACTGAGTTCGATTAAAGATAAAGCCACGGAATGTAGCTCGCTCATTAATCTGAACACCCGTTTCAATTTGAGTATCTACTAATGACTCATACTGGATATAATATGCATCTGTCGGTAATACAAACCCAGTTGGAATATTTTTCTCAGCTTCTCTTACTAATGTAGATTTAAGTTCTGATCGAACCTTCTCTCGAGCTGTTTCTAGCTCTTTTGGATCGACTTTCTTTCGAGTACCAGAAAATCCTCCTTGCATAGGCACCTTTGCTCGAGCATATATCTGAGTAAACTTTGGATCTCCTTTAAATCCAGGGATTGTAAAATCTACAAGTCCTACATTGTATTCTGGACCATTTGCA
Coding sequences within it:
- the rpsD gene encoding 30S ribosomal protein S4 codes for the protein MIIGPKYKIARRLGAGVFEKTSTAKFALRQTQKTKGKGERRGGPKTDFGIQMLEKQKARFSYALTEKQFSKYVKASLEKKGLSRDLLFQKLELRLDNVVLRSGIAITRLAARQMVSHGHLMVNGKRVTIPSYELRIGDKVTIREASAKKPLFAGLDERIQKFKAPSWIKLDGEKKIVEVQGLPKLVPEELIFDIGQVLEFYSR
- a CDS encoding uL13 family ribosomal protein, whose product is MKYTLDAQNKKVGRIASEAAKLLMGKNLTTFVRNAVPDVDVEIINAGKADISEQRKEKEVKPRYSGYPSGIKVQTVGEVLEKKGPQEVFRKAVYGMLPTNKLRAKMIKRLKISE
- the rpsK gene encoding 30S ribosomal protein S11, producing MGKKRIVKKGEEGAEAAAPKAPTATAKKRFELAHLYVQSTYNNTKVLLTDTKGNTLAWSSSGTLGFKGAKKGTPFAAAKVGETLGTKAIALGVKEVAVVVNGVGSGRESAIRGFISKSIGISQIKDMTPVPFNGPKPKKPRRV
- a CDS encoding DNA-directed RNA polymerase subunit alpha, with the translated sequence MSDFNIVLPSKPRIILEEGSQGVYEIDGLYPGYGHTLGNSLRRIILSSLPGTAVTSVKIAGVSHEFSSIEGVKEDVITILLHLKKIRIQMITDEAQVLRLKVKGINEVTAANVETAGQIQILNPELVLAHITDKNTELDIEMTVEKGLGYVSKEMLQKNKVDIGTVTLDASFTPIRRVHYEVENMRVGDRTDFNRLRLFIETDGTLTPKEALERSIEIMIAQLKSIVGFKKEEELPMVEESSNESSGDSQGDKEVDTEALKTRVETLNLSQRTMNALSNANIRTVGGLSRKREQDILEIEGLGAKGLQEIKKALSNFGIVLKS
- the rpmJ gene encoding 50S ribosomal protein L36, giving the protein MRVKSSVKKICAKCKVVRRKGYVYVVCSANPRHKQRQG
- the rplQ gene encoding 50S ribosomal protein L17 — encoded protein: MRHHKVNRKFGRKADERKALMRSLALSLVTREKIKTTDAKARELRPFVEKLITRSKVGTVATRRFLVTQVGVPGAKKLIETIGPKFKERSGGYTRIVKLPARVSDGSAMAYIELV
- a CDS encoding nucleotide exchange factor GrpE, whose amino-acid sequence is MADEIVHNDENIEPEIADTDEEFIPEDGEGNTATSKDAVKDLREKLKKAIAEKQEYLDGWQRAKADFVNARKRDEEDKKEFVKFAKIGLIEELIPVLESFEMARANKAAWEAVDKNWRMGIEYIQTQFVKVLQDNGVTEVDPKGQKFDPMLHEAVSYDEVQDESQDHVITDVIQKGYTIAGKIIKAPRVKVGEFKK
- the dnaK gene encoding molecular chaperone DnaK yields the protein MSKIIGIDLGTTNSAVAIMEGGEPRIIDNAEGARTTPSIIAQSKTGERLVGLLAKRQAVTNPRNTIFQIKRFIGHTYDEANVQKDIKNIPFETRKSDNGGIEVKMGDKWYRPEEISAMIIQKLKADAEARLGEKVTEAVITVPAYFNDAQRQATKDAGKIAGLDVKRIINEPTAAALAYGFNKKKDEKIVVFDFGGGTFDISVLEVGDDVVEVRSTDGDAHLGGKDIDQKIINWLAEEFKKDQGIDLMKDALAIQRLDEAAEKAKIELSSAVQTEINIPFISSGAEGPKHLVMTLTRTKLEELTREFIDRALEITKRAMEASPFKKDEIQEVILVGGQTRMPAMQKAVKEFFNKEPHLGVNPDEVVALGAAIQGGVISGDVKGILLLDVIPLSLSIETMGGVATKLIEKNTTVPTSKSQIFSTAADNQTSVEIHVVQGERAMAADNKDLGRFMLDGIPPAPRGMPQVEVTFDVDANSILTVKAKEKTTGKEQSITIQGTSGLSKEDIEKMQKDAQAHADEDKKKHELAEAKNISEQLLYTAEKSLKDAGDKVPADIKTAIESKIAGLKAVKDGTDIENMKKATEELSNELQKIGQYMNQQAQGAAGAQPGAEGAGPATDGPVRDAEEVKEEPKDNPEAK
- the infA gene encoding translation initiation factor IF-1 yields the protein MDTKSKAETVAGVVTEALPNTQFRVRLDGTDVEQLAYLAGKMRMNRIRVLIGDRVIMEVDPYGGKSKIIKRM
- the rpsI gene encoding 30S ribosomal protein S9: MSEATTKNKYIEAVGRRKTSVARVRITEAAKTSYLINERELPAYFPTAELQRIVTDPFQGPTKVAGKFKITVMLKGGGMNSQAEALRHGLSRALIDWDIELRGKLKKAGFLKRDPRAKERRKFGLKKARKAPQWSKR
- the rpsM gene encoding 30S ribosomal protein S13, with protein sequence MRILGITLPDEKRMEIALTAIFGIGRPRAHKILKEAGVEFGKKAKELSMDEENKVRGVIEKGGFKIEGDLKREVASNIKRLKDIKAYRGTRHAKRLPARGQRTKTNARTLKGVKKTMGSGRKKESKT